The proteins below come from a single Streptomyces spongiicola genomic window:
- a CDS encoding MFS transporter: MRLPSPKEYIPATPAGRSFAVTSLINAIGTGLYLAGSAVFFVRSVGLTTSQVGFGLALSGVVGFLTTVPIGALADRLGAKPTLVGLQLWRAGGFVALAFAQGMVSFTVISCCLAAAEAATQPMTQAVASATTEGTDRTRTMAIVRTVRNVGFSLGALLAAPLLAADRVWTYRGIVLGTAAAFVLSAAMLSRVRTATAATVQKKVNPLAALRDFRDWRYLLLTALNGVLNLHTTILAVGLSLWAIQATDVPAAFLPVLILINTVMSIVLQVPVSRMVERERGAERALRMGGFALTLCCLALALSAAPSSALTAAAVLLAACVLLTFGEMWQAVGGWELSYDFAPEDRKGVYLSVFSLGNTGQRIVGPALITSVVIAAGPAGWIGLAVLFGLAALLVRPVTRTLSAARLPVEKEVAP, encoded by the coding sequence ATGAGGCTGCCCTCCCCGAAGGAGTACATACCCGCCACGCCGGCCGGGCGGTCCTTCGCCGTCACCTCGCTGATCAACGCCATCGGCACCGGCCTGTACCTGGCCGGCTCCGCGGTGTTCTTCGTCCGCTCCGTCGGCCTGACCACCTCCCAGGTCGGCTTCGGCCTGGCGCTGTCCGGGGTGGTCGGCTTCCTCACCACGGTGCCCATCGGCGCCCTCGCCGACCGGCTGGGCGCCAAGCCGACCCTGGTGGGGCTCCAACTGTGGCGGGCCGGCGGGTTCGTGGCGCTGGCCTTCGCGCAGGGCATGGTGAGCTTCACGGTGATCTCCTGCTGCCTGGCGGCGGCGGAGGCCGCCACCCAGCCGATGACCCAGGCGGTCGCCTCGGCCACCACCGAGGGAACCGACCGCACCCGCACCATGGCCATCGTCCGCACCGTGCGCAACGTGGGCTTCTCGCTGGGCGCCCTGCTGGCCGCACCGCTGCTGGCCGCCGACCGGGTCTGGACGTACCGGGGCATCGTGCTCGGCACCGCCGCGGCGTTCGTGCTGTCCGCCGCCATGCTGTCCCGGGTGCGCACCGCCACCGCGGCCACCGTCCAGAAGAAGGTGAACCCGCTCGCCGCGCTGCGCGACTTCCGCGACTGGCGGTACCTGCTGCTGACCGCCCTCAACGGGGTCCTCAACCTGCACACCACCATCCTGGCCGTCGGCCTCTCGCTGTGGGCGATCCAGGCCACCGACGTGCCGGCCGCGTTCCTGCCCGTGCTGATCCTGATCAACACCGTGATGTCGATCGTGCTCCAGGTCCCGGTCTCCCGGATGGTGGAGCGCGAGCGCGGGGCCGAACGAGCCCTGAGAATGGGCGGGTTCGCACTGACGCTGTGCTGCCTGGCGCTCGCCCTGTCCGCGGCCCCGTCCTCCGCGCTGACGGCCGCCGCGGTGCTGCTGGCGGCCTGCGTGCTGCTCACCTTCGGCGAGATGTGGCAGGCGGTCGGCGGCTGGGAGCTGAGCTACGACTTCGCGCCCGAGGACCGCAAGGGCGTCTACCTGTCGGTGTTCAGCCTCGGCAACACCGGTCAGCGGATCGTGGGACCGGCGCTCATCACGTCCGTGGTGATCGCGGCCGGTCCCGCCGGCTGGATCGGCCTGGCGGTCCTCTTCGGTCTCGCCGCACTGCTCGTCCGGCCCGTCACCCGCACGCTGTCCGCGGCGCGGTTGCCCGTGGAGAAGGAGGTGGCGCCGTGA
- a CDS encoding mycothiol-dependent nitroreductase Rv2466c family protein produces MTSSTVQTAKVDFYFDAACPFAWITSRWMLEVERERDVELRFHAMSLYFHNEGNELPDWYRTLVDKSIGPARVAAVVAARHGQKALRDLYTAYGTRIHEKKAEDFDEVVAESLAEAGLPAELAAAAHDPAHDETLRASHDAGRDPEAGGYVGTPTIHVDGTAWFGPVLRAIPRGENAARLFDSFRVLAGHPDLFELKRTRTGGLDYS; encoded by the coding sequence GTGACCAGCAGTACCGTCCAGACCGCGAAGGTCGACTTCTACTTCGACGCCGCGTGCCCCTTCGCGTGGATCACCTCCCGATGGATGCTGGAGGTCGAGCGCGAGCGCGACGTCGAGCTGCGCTTCCACGCGATGAGCCTCTACTTCCACAACGAGGGCAACGAGCTCCCGGACTGGTACCGCACGCTCGTCGACAAGTCGATCGGCCCGGCCCGGGTCGCCGCGGTGGTCGCCGCCCGGCACGGGCAGAAGGCGCTGCGGGACCTGTACACCGCGTACGGGACCCGGATCCACGAGAAGAAGGCGGAGGACTTCGACGAGGTCGTCGCCGAATCCCTCGCGGAGGCGGGCCTGCCCGCCGAACTGGCCGCCGCGGCCCACGACCCCGCCCACGACGAGACCCTCCGGGCCAGCCACGACGCCGGCCGGGACCCCGAAGCGGGCGGATACGTCGGCACCCCCACGATCCACGTGGACGGCACCGCCTGGTTCGGCCCGGTCCTCCGCGCCATCCCGCGCGGCGAGAACGCCGCCCGGCTCTTCGACAGCTTCCGGGTGCTGGCCGGCCACCCCGACCTGTTCGAGCTGAAGCGCACCCGAACCGGCGGTCTCGACTACAGCTGA
- a CDS encoding ATP-grasp domain-containing protein — translation MDTQTAPGPRPDAFILTGSFLVVCRAPLYLAELARRGLKILLITPSSWREDALAAAKDPDHPAYAIDEIAFVDGDVSRDNSYLPGVLSAARRWRDHYRIAGAYAVGETQVEPTGLLADALGLRTPGLRATRACRSKYLQRWYLPEFSPVSLTVPPEGRATLDPAAVRYPVVVKPAGRHSSSGVETVTGPDALPALLRSYPAHETVLVEEKVEGQEYSVESLVQDGRTVFSSATRKATTDSHAHTFVELSHTVPSDRPEADPVLLDANRRMLEALGFQDGIAHAEWRIGADGRAYLMEVAARTPGDGLCILYELATGAPLEPEIVRIALGEPASYPEPARVARQVYLEHVPGVLTDVRVRGFDVEPAWVGEGGLWPAVGPASPTDPPTLRAVLVHRDRGTVLGPLRSSEDRAVSFFVDAPTAAELDLLEDRVRRAVTVHTEPDVPDTVTHVLVGYSPVMLAKLDERLPAGSVLVLEEPAVIDARGITALAERHPCVAALFPAPSQDEADPDRVVRAVPRPAGVRAVVPVVEYGVVVAAALAEAWGLPGAGPEAARVLRDKGLLRAALAGSGIAQPDWAVVESAGQVAGFRAAHGGRCVLKPANRQASLGVRLLGPADDVAEAWARTTAADEPTLRAPYEETARFLVEQRLSGPEVSVEAVVHDGEVGFTNITAKLVQDNGHPVETGHTVPAALPPSLADALREAVARLVDTTGFRSGVLHSEWILADGTPHLVECAGRLPGGGITVLIDLAYGTDILRDLLHVLTGAGPVGPLPVRRAAAVRFLVAPPGVVESVTGADEARAAPGVTELHLSAAPGSTVRSVTSSWERSGLVVATGADAAEAGRRAEHALSLVDIRTDGGAR, via the coding sequence ATGGACACTCAGACGGCCCCCGGGCCGAGGCCGGACGCCTTCATACTCACCGGGTCCTTCCTGGTGGTCTGCCGGGCGCCGCTCTACCTGGCGGAACTCGCCCGCCGCGGCCTGAAGATCCTGCTGATCACCCCCTCCTCGTGGCGCGAGGACGCACTGGCCGCCGCCAAGGACCCCGACCACCCCGCGTACGCGATCGACGAGATCGCCTTCGTCGACGGCGACGTCAGCCGCGACAACTCCTATCTGCCCGGGGTCCTCTCGGCCGCCCGGCGGTGGCGCGACCACTACCGCATCGCCGGCGCCTACGCCGTCGGCGAGACCCAGGTCGAACCGACCGGTCTGCTCGCCGACGCGCTCGGACTGCGCACCCCCGGCCTCAGGGCCACCCGGGCATGCCGCAGCAAGTACCTCCAGCGCTGGTACCTCCCCGAGTTCAGCCCGGTGTCGCTGACCGTGCCGCCCGAGGGCCGGGCGACGCTCGACCCGGCCGCCGTCCGCTACCCGGTGGTGGTCAAGCCCGCCGGCCGGCACTCCAGCTCCGGCGTCGAGACGGTGACCGGCCCGGACGCCCTGCCGGCCCTGCTCCGCTCCTACCCCGCCCACGAGACCGTCCTCGTCGAGGAGAAGGTCGAGGGCCAGGAGTACTCCGTGGAGAGCCTGGTGCAGGACGGCCGGACCGTCTTCTCCTCCGCCACCCGCAAGGCCACCACCGACTCCCACGCCCACACCTTCGTCGAGCTCTCGCACACCGTGCCCAGCGACCGGCCGGAGGCCGACCCGGTACTGCTGGACGCCAACCGGCGGATGCTGGAGGCCCTCGGCTTCCAGGACGGCATCGCCCACGCCGAGTGGCGGATCGGCGCCGACGGCCGGGCCTATCTGATGGAGGTCGCCGCCCGCACCCCCGGCGACGGGCTGTGCATCCTGTACGAACTCGCCACCGGCGCGCCGCTGGAACCGGAGATCGTGCGGATCGCGCTCGGCGAGCCGGCCTCGTACCCCGAGCCCGCCCGGGTCGCCCGCCAGGTCTACCTGGAGCACGTGCCCGGTGTGCTCACCGACGTCCGGGTCCGGGGCTTCGACGTGGAGCCGGCGTGGGTCGGCGAGGGCGGCCTGTGGCCCGCCGTCGGGCCGGCCTCGCCCACCGACCCGCCGACGCTGCGCGCGGTCCTGGTGCACCGCGACCGCGGCACCGTCCTCGGGCCGCTGCGCAGCTCCGAGGACCGGGCCGTGTCCTTCTTCGTCGACGCCCCCACCGCCGCCGAACTGGACCTGCTGGAGGACCGGGTGCGGCGCGCCGTCACCGTCCACACCGAGCCGGACGTCCCGGACACCGTGACGCACGTCCTGGTCGGCTACAGCCCCGTCATGCTGGCCAAGCTGGACGAGCGGTTGCCGGCCGGCTCGGTGCTGGTCCTGGAGGAACCGGCCGTCATCGACGCCCGGGGCATCACGGCGCTCGCCGAACGGCACCCCTGCGTGGCGGCCCTGTTCCCGGCGCCCAGCCAGGACGAGGCCGACCCCGACCGGGTGGTCCGGGCCGTGCCCCGCCCCGCGGGCGTCCGCGCCGTGGTCCCCGTGGTGGAGTACGGCGTGGTGGTCGCCGCCGCGCTCGCCGAGGCCTGGGGCCTGCCCGGGGCGGGCCCGGAAGCGGCCCGTGTGCTGCGTGACAAGGGCCTGCTGCGCGCCGCCCTGGCCGGCAGCGGCATCGCCCAGCCCGACTGGGCCGTCGTCGAGAGCGCCGGGCAGGTCGCCGGCTTCCGCGCCGCGCACGGCGGACGCTGCGTGCTCAAGCCCGCCAACCGCCAGGCCAGCCTGGGCGTACGGCTGCTGGGACCCGCGGACGACGTCGCCGAGGCGTGGGCGCGGACCACCGCCGCCGACGAGCCGACCCTGCGCGCCCCCTACGAGGAGACCGCCCGGTTCCTGGTGGAGCAGCGGCTGTCCGGGCCCGAGGTGAGCGTCGAGGCCGTGGTCCACGACGGCGAGGTCGGCTTCACCAACATCACCGCCAAGCTGGTGCAGGACAACGGCCACCCGGTCGAGACCGGCCACACCGTCCCCGCCGCACTGCCGCCGTCCCTCGCGGACGCGCTGCGCGAGGCCGTGGCCCGGCTGGTGGACACGACCGGCTTCCGCTCCGGGGTGCTGCACTCCGAGTGGATCCTGGCCGACGGCACCCCGCACCTCGTCGAATGCGCCGGCCGGCTGCCGGGCGGCGGCATCACCGTGCTGATCGACCTCGCCTACGGCACCGACATCCTGCGCGACCTGCTGCACGTGCTCACCGGCGCCGGCCCGGTCGGCCCGCTGCCCGTCCGCCGCGCCGCCGCCGTCCGGTTCCTCGTCGCGCCCCCCGGCGTGGTGGAGTCCGTCACCGGAGCCGACGAGGCGCGGGCCGCGCCGGGCGTCACCGAACTGCACCTCTCGGCCGCCCCCGGCTCCACCGTCCGCTCCGTGACCAGTTCCTGGGAGCGGTCCGGACTGGTCGTCGCCACCGGCGCGGACGCCGCCGAGGCGGGCCGCCGGGCCGAGCACGCCCTGTCCCTGGTCGACATACGCACCGACGGGGGTGCGCGATGA
- a CDS encoding ATP-grasp domain-containing protein, whose translation MSAPRDLLLVGVGTMGRPYLEAAARLGLRVRAVEAAAGWEGRPLGLAEDFYRVDGREEEHWTAAVARAVADREPDGVVSFAEPHVLAGALVQERLGLPGPSLHAAVVSRNKALQRALFAAHGVRQPGHLLVADVADARDWMLERLPVVVKPLTRAGSEGVELVRSPEEAAEVVARRSGEGKVLVEEAVEGPEYSWEALVRDGEVLFENVTAKETTPPPYFVELTHRCAHRFEDGEPAARVHELTRRVLGAVGMRTGLVHLEFKVGRHGPALMEIAVRTPGDYLPDAVGLAYGFDLYEAVLRLALGLPVDELIRTEPVSWPATHFPTAAPGTITAITGVEETAAHPSVVRVRLRKRPGDTVLPLTSSSRRMGHVLVDAPSPTEREDALKRVRQTLRITTRKNTADETTAEKPTAEKPTAEKPTAEKPATEQHRPPR comes from the coding sequence GTGAGCGCGCCCAGGGACCTGCTGCTCGTCGGCGTCGGCACGATGGGCCGGCCCTATCTGGAGGCGGCCGCCCGGCTCGGCCTGCGGGTACGCGCCGTGGAGGCGGCGGCCGGCTGGGAGGGCCGGCCGCTCGGACTGGCCGAGGACTTCTACCGGGTCGACGGCCGCGAGGAGGAGCACTGGACGGCCGCGGTCGCCCGGGCCGTCGCCGACCGGGAGCCGGACGGCGTGGTGTCCTTCGCCGAACCGCACGTGCTCGCCGGGGCCCTGGTGCAGGAGCGGCTCGGCCTGCCCGGCCCGTCGCTGCACGCCGCCGTGGTCTCCCGCAACAAGGCGCTGCAACGCGCCCTCTTCGCCGCCCACGGCGTCCGGCAGCCCGGGCACCTGCTGGTGGCGGACGTGGCCGACGCCCGTGACTGGATGCTGGAGCGGCTGCCCGTGGTGGTCAAGCCGCTCACCCGGGCGGGCAGCGAGGGCGTCGAACTGGTCCGCAGCCCCGAGGAGGCCGCCGAGGTCGTCGCCCGCCGCTCCGGCGAGGGCAAGGTCCTGGTCGAGGAGGCCGTCGAGGGACCGGAGTACAGCTGGGAGGCGCTGGTACGCGACGGCGAGGTGCTGTTCGAGAACGTCACGGCCAAGGAGACCACCCCGCCGCCGTACTTCGTCGAACTCACCCACCGCTGCGCCCACCGCTTCGAGGACGGTGAACCGGCCGCCCGGGTCCACGAGCTGACCCGGCGCGTGCTGGGCGCCGTCGGCATGCGGACCGGCCTGGTGCACCTGGAGTTCAAGGTCGGCAGGCACGGCCCGGCGCTGATGGAGATCGCGGTGCGCACCCCGGGCGACTACCTGCCCGACGCGGTCGGCCTGGCCTACGGATTCGACCTGTACGAGGCCGTGCTCAGGCTGGCCCTCGGGCTCCCCGTCGACGAGCTGATCCGCACCGAGCCGGTCTCCTGGCCCGCCACCCACTTCCCGACCGCGGCCCCCGGGACGATCACCGCGATCACGGGCGTCGAGGAGACCGCGGCGCACCCGTCGGTGGTCCGGGTCCGGCTGCGCAAGCGGCCCGGCGACACCGTCCTGCCGCTGACGTCCTCCTCCCGGCGGATGGGCCATGTGCTCGTCGACGCGCCCTCCCCGACCGAGCGCGAGGACGCGCTGAAGCGCGTGCGGCAGACCCTGAGGATCACCACCCGGAAGAACACCGCGGACGAGACCACCGCCGAGAAGCCCACCGCAGAGAAGCCCACCGCAGAGAAGCCCACCGCAGAGAAGCCCGCCACCGAGCAGCACCGACCCCCGAGGTAA
- a CDS encoding PLP-dependent cysteine synthase family protein: MTNPPAAGVTDSFEDLVGNTPLLHLRMDGVPRDVTVLAKLEAANPLSSIKDRPALYMIRAARASGELAPGATVIESTSGNTGIALAALAAAMGHPCLIVLPRNASAERIMTLRMLGAEVEFTDPELGFAGCVERAGKLHAEIPGSWYARQHENPANVRAHYETTGPEIWRGTGGRVDVLVCGVGTGGTLTGIAHYLRERNPALRVVAVEPEGSALLSGGAPGPHRIPGLNGGFTSPVTDVDCIDEVVVVSDADAAAATRALAAGSGLLVGVSSGAAAHACRELTHRHDLSGATLVTVFPDSGERYLSWWPPEEER, translated from the coding sequence ATGACCAACCCACCGGCCGCGGGGGTGACCGACTCCTTCGAGGACCTGGTCGGCAACACCCCCCTGCTGCACCTGCGCATGGACGGGGTCCCACGGGACGTGACCGTCCTGGCCAAACTGGAGGCGGCGAACCCGCTGTCCAGCATCAAGGACCGCCCCGCCCTGTACATGATCCGCGCCGCGAGGGCCTCCGGCGAACTGGCGCCCGGGGCCACCGTCATCGAGTCCACCTCCGGCAACACCGGCATCGCGCTGGCCGCCCTGGCCGCCGCCATGGGCCACCCGTGCCTGATCGTGCTCCCCCGGAACGCCTCCGCGGAGCGCATCATGACGCTGCGGATGCTCGGCGCCGAAGTGGAGTTCACCGACCCCGAACTGGGCTTCGCCGGCTGCGTCGAGCGCGCCGGGAAGCTCCACGCGGAGATCCCCGGCTCCTGGTACGCCCGGCAGCACGAGAACCCGGCCAACGTCCGGGCCCACTACGAGACCACCGGGCCGGAGATCTGGCGCGGCACCGGCGGGCGGGTGGACGTCCTGGTCTGCGGGGTCGGCACCGGCGGCACCCTCACCGGGATCGCCCACTACCTGCGCGAGCGCAACCCCGCGCTGCGCGTCGTCGCGGTCGAGCCCGAGGGCTCCGCGCTGCTGTCCGGCGGCGCCCCCGGCCCGCACCGGATACCCGGCCTGAACGGCGGCTTCACCAGCCCCGTCACCGATGTCGACTGCATCGACGAGGTGGTCGTGGTCTCCGACGCGGACGCCGCCGCCGCGACCCGGGCGCTGGCCGCCGGCAGCGGCCTGCTGGTCGGTGTCTCCTCCGGCGCCGCCGCCCACGCCTGCCGGGAGCTGACGCACCGTCACGATCTGTCCGGGGCGACCCTCGTCACCGTCTTCCCCGACAGCGGAGAGCGCTACCTCAGCTGGTGGCCGCCGGAGGAGGAGCGGTGA
- a CDS encoding class I adenylate-forming enzyme family protein, translating to MATFAATVLTPEQREQLAADSTVGGGNLLRSAIAANPRPELPFVHSYRAITTTSGEKTHDLSLNDIDALAQSWSVYYLAQGVRRGDRVAVWFEDSFAYSVHYYAIAQIGAVAVLINSNATGPIARSLLEQTAPVGLYADRERLALLDMSLLPGIAWTRTAEELPAPPAARLADGDYWNHHADDPVVILHSSGTTGRPKPTIHTHSTIVAGPRFRLVDHTETPGALMMTALPQSHLGCVAYTTYAVLGGTPIVALSDRKGDELAAAVEKYRPTSVMSFAHGYAELASAELKPGQLDSVQVWVSIGDAVHRAHIDKVLKSRSAELPPSAFFDRLGTTELGWGCLLQVHTLEDKPNDRCAGKPVGVAEVAILRPDGSVADTGEVGYLAARGPAVTPGYWGDSATTYSFRMSGYWMPGDMAYRDENGDFYLVDRAVDAIHTAHGTGYSVFMEEVVLLRVPEVEDVAVVAGRDGGAVVPVAVVTAAGSAEPEKLLLLANEALRAAGHPELGFLEIAASQEDFPVGVTGKVLKRQLREKYAALSEYRQSAQGRSFAAVNPGDAA from the coding sequence ATGGCAACGTTCGCCGCGACCGTCCTGACGCCCGAGCAGCGCGAGCAGCTGGCCGCCGACTCCACGGTGGGCGGTGGCAACCTGCTGCGGTCGGCCATCGCCGCCAACCCCCGTCCCGAGCTGCCGTTCGTCCACTCCTACCGGGCGATCACCACCACCTCGGGCGAGAAGACCCACGACCTCAGCCTCAACGACATCGACGCCCTGGCCCAGAGCTGGTCGGTGTACTACCTGGCCCAGGGCGTGCGCCGGGGCGACCGGGTCGCGGTCTGGTTCGAGGACTCCTTCGCGTACTCGGTGCACTACTACGCGATCGCGCAGATCGGCGCGGTCGCCGTACTGATCAACAGCAACGCCACCGGCCCGATCGCCCGGTCGCTGCTGGAGCAGACCGCTCCCGTGGGCCTGTACGCGGACCGGGAGCGGCTCGCGCTGCTCGACATGTCCCTGCTGCCCGGCATCGCCTGGACCCGCACGGCCGAGGAGCTGCCCGCGCCGCCGGCCGCGCGGCTCGCCGACGGCGACTACTGGAACCACCACGCCGACGACCCGGTGGTGATCCTGCACTCCTCCGGGACCACCGGCCGCCCCAAGCCGACCATCCACACCCACAGCACCATCGTGGCGGGCCCCAGGTTCCGCCTGGTGGACCACACCGAGACGCCCGGCGCGCTGATGATGACCGCGCTGCCGCAGTCCCACCTGGGATGCGTCGCCTACACCACGTACGCGGTGCTCGGCGGCACGCCGATCGTGGCGCTGAGCGACCGCAAGGGCGACGAACTGGCCGCCGCGGTGGAGAAGTACCGGCCGACCTCGGTGATGTCCTTCGCGCACGGCTACGCCGAGCTGGCCTCCGCCGAGCTGAAGCCGGGTCAGCTCGACTCCGTGCAGGTGTGGGTGTCGATCGGCGACGCGGTGCACCGCGCGCACATCGACAAGGTGCTGAAGAGCCGCAGCGCCGAGTTGCCCCCGTCGGCGTTCTTCGACCGCCTGGGCACCACCGAACTGGGCTGGGGCTGCCTGCTCCAGGTCCACACGCTGGAGGACAAGCCGAACGACCGGTGCGCGGGCAAGCCGGTCGGCGTCGCCGAGGTGGCGATCCTGCGCCCCGACGGCTCGGTCGCCGACACCGGCGAGGTCGGCTACCTGGCCGCCCGCGGCCCGGCGGTGACGCCCGGCTACTGGGGCGACTCGGCCACCACCTACTCCTTCAGGATGTCCGGCTACTGGATGCCCGGCGACATGGCGTACCGGGACGAGAACGGCGACTTCTACCTGGTGGACCGGGCGGTCGACGCCATCCACACCGCCCACGGCACCGGCTACTCGGTCTTCATGGAGGAGGTCGTGCTGCTCCGGGTGCCCGAGGTCGAGGACGTCGCGGTGGTGGCCGGCCGGGACGGCGGGGCCGTCGTGCCCGTCGCGGTGGTCACCGCCGCCGGGTCCGCGGAGCCGGAGAAGCTGCTGCTCCTCGCCAACGAGGCGCTGCGTGCCGCCGGCCATCCGGAGCTGGGATTCCTGGAGATCGCCGCCTCGCAGGAGGACTTCCCGGTGGGAGTCACCGGAAAAGTGCTGAAGCGTCAGCTCCGGGAGAAGTACGCTGCCTTGTCCGAGTACCGTCAGTCGGCGCAGGGCAGGTCCTTCGCCGCAGTCAACCCCGGAGACGCCGCGTGA
- a CDS encoding MFS transporter: protein MRFGELHRNLKLRIGVGFFQRFFDIMLVPLMVIHFSRLYGAATAGLMTLVVAVATVGCNLVGGHLADVYGRRRVLMAGEIGVFLSYTGLALVNSPLVQSGPATYALYLCAACMAALALPANEAMIVDVSTPESRTAVYTINYWVINVAFMLGSLVGGFFYGGYFFQLLTAAAVATGGIFVVTFLALTETAPPEAARNPRGVRPALRGYIAVTRDRVFLRLVLAALLVWSVEVQISSYLAVRLGSDFPEQQLLSLGSWQVTVDGVNVLGILRATNTLLVVACGLWVGRLLGRLDDRLRLVAGVVVFTAGYIAWALGDNAWLMIAAAVVVTLGELMNQPVNQSLVAALVPAGSRTKYMAAYGLHVRLGYMVGSLSVILGSVVESWVMALLYAVFCAAAILLYRQLFRIQDARTAAEEPKAEAGA from the coding sequence GTGAGATTCGGCGAACTGCACCGCAACCTCAAGCTGCGGATCGGCGTCGGCTTCTTCCAGCGGTTCTTCGACATCATGCTCGTCCCGCTGATGGTCATCCACTTCTCCCGCCTGTACGGTGCGGCCACCGCCGGCCTGATGACCCTGGTCGTCGCGGTGGCGACGGTGGGCTGCAACCTGGTCGGCGGGCACCTGGCCGACGTGTACGGGCGCCGCAGGGTGCTGATGGCCGGCGAGATCGGCGTCTTCCTCTCCTACACGGGCCTCGCCCTGGTCAACTCGCCGCTGGTGCAGTCCGGTCCGGCGACCTACGCGCTCTATCTGTGCGCCGCCTGCATGGCGGCCCTCGCGCTGCCCGCCAACGAGGCGATGATCGTGGACGTCTCCACCCCGGAGAGCCGCACCGCCGTCTACACGATCAACTACTGGGTCATCAACGTCGCCTTCATGCTCGGCTCGCTGGTCGGCGGCTTCTTCTACGGCGGCTACTTCTTCCAGCTGCTGACCGCGGCCGCGGTCGCCACCGGCGGGATCTTCGTGGTGACCTTCCTGGCGCTGACCGAGACCGCGCCGCCCGAGGCCGCGCGCAATCCCCGCGGGGTGCGCCCCGCCCTGCGCGGCTATATCGCGGTGACCCGCGACAGGGTGTTCCTGCGGCTGGTCCTGGCGGCCCTGCTGGTCTGGTCCGTGGAGGTCCAGATCTCCTCCTACCTCGCCGTCCGGCTCGGCTCCGACTTCCCCGAGCAGCAACTGCTGTCGCTGGGCTCCTGGCAGGTGACCGTCGACGGCGTGAACGTGCTGGGCATCCTGCGGGCCACCAACACCCTGCTCGTCGTGGCCTGCGGCCTGTGGGTGGGCAGGCTGCTGGGGCGCCTCGACGACCGGCTGCGCCTGGTGGCCGGGGTGGTGGTCTTCACCGCCGGCTATATCGCGTGGGCGCTCGGCGACAACGCCTGGCTGATGATCGCGGCGGCCGTCGTGGTCACCCTGGGGGAGCTGATGAACCAGCCCGTCAACCAGAGCCTGGTGGCCGCCCTGGTGCCCGCCGGCTCCCGTACCAAGTACATGGCCGCCTACGGACTGCACGTGCGGCTCGGCTACATGGTCGGCTCGCTGTCGGTGATCCTCGGATCGGTCGTCGAGTCCTGGGTGATGGCCCTGCTGTACGCGGTCTTCTGCGCGGCCGCGATCCTGCTGTACCGGCAGCTCTTCCGGATCCAGGACGCCCGCACAGCGGCGGAGGAGCCGAAGGCCGAGGCCGGCGCATGA
- a CDS encoding prephenate dehydrogenase — protein sequence MIRRCVVVGGAGAVGRLFAERLLAGGARVAVADTVEPGAEPAGTHYVRGDVTAPGARLEADLGHADLVVLAVPDAVALAAVPGLAEVLRPDALLVDTLSVKQPVTAALRAHAPAVQAVGLNPMFAPALGFEGRPVAAVVVNDGPRVGPLLELVGSWGARVVPMDAAEHDRLAGASQALTHAAVLGFGLALTRLGPDMGRIREIAPPPHNALLALLARISSGAPAVYRDVQAANPEAAAVRRELAEGVRVLADLVEHGSEEDFAALLGRLRGQLGEHAPHYRDLCARMFTSL from the coding sequence GTGATCCGGCGCTGTGTGGTGGTCGGCGGCGCCGGCGCGGTGGGCCGGCTGTTCGCCGAGCGGCTGCTGGCCGGCGGCGCCCGGGTGGCGGTGGCCGACACCGTGGAACCGGGCGCGGAGCCCGCGGGCACCCACTACGTACGCGGGGACGTCACCGCTCCCGGCGCCCGCCTGGAGGCCGACCTCGGCCATGCCGACCTGGTGGTGCTCGCGGTGCCGGACGCCGTCGCGCTGGCGGCCGTCCCCGGTCTGGCCGAAGTGCTGCGGCCCGACGCGCTGCTGGTGGACACCCTGTCCGTCAAGCAGCCCGTCACCGCGGCCCTGCGGGCCCACGCCCCGGCCGTGCAGGCGGTCGGCCTGAACCCGATGTTCGCCCCGGCCCTCGGGTTCGAGGGCCGCCCGGTGGCCGCCGTCGTGGTCAACGACGGGCCCCGGGTCGGTCCCCTGCTGGAACTGGTCGGCAGCTGGGGCGCCAGGGTGGTGCCGATGGACGCGGCCGAGCACGACCGGCTTGCCGGCGCCTCCCAGGCGCTCACCCACGCCGCCGTACTCGGCTTCGGACTGGCCCTCACCCGGCTCGGCCCCGACATGGGGAGGATCCGCGAGATCGCCCCGCCCCCGCACAACGCGCTGCTCGCCCTCCTGGCCCGGATCAGCTCCGGGGCGCCCGCCGTCTACCGGGACGTCCAGGCGGCCAACCCCGAGGCCGCGGCGGTGCGCAGGGAACTCGCCGAGGGGGTGCGCGTCCTGGCCGATCTGGTGGAGCACGGCTCCGAGGAGGACTTCGCCGCCCTGCTCGGACGGCTCCGGGGCCAACTGGGCGAGCACGCCCCGCACTACCGCGACCTGTGCGCGCGGATGTTCACATCCCTCTGA